Part of the Kangiella geojedonensis genome is shown below.
ATGTAACCTTCAACAATCAATAAACGTTGAAGCTTACGGTTGGCTTGACGAGCTTGATACAAACCATACAGCTCGTTGCTTTTATGGAATATGGGTGTTTCTGGTGAGTTTAAGTATTTTGGTTCACCGTCATTAATAATGCGCCCGCCAAAAGCAATTACTCGACCGCGCTTATCTTTGATCGGAAACATAATGCGGTCGCGGAAGCGATCGTAAACCGACGTTTCTTTTTTAATTAACATGCCACAGTCAATTAACTGCTGTTGGAGTTTCTGGTCGGTGCCAAGCTTAGGAAATATTTTCTCTAGGTTACGCCATTCGCCAGGGACATAGCCGATAGCAAATTGTTTGGCGATTTCGCCACTGAGCCCTCGTTTTTTTAGGTAGTCCACTGCGACTTTGCCTTGGGGAGTGCTGAGTTGGCGGTGGTAAAACTTGGCAATCTTTTCCATTAGCTCATAAAGGCTGACATCTACCTTCGGACGATTTGGAGCACTCTCGTCCCGCGGGACTTCCATGCCTAAACTTGTAGCCAGTTCTTCTACTGCGTCGGGGAATTCGAGGCGATCGTACTCCATAATGAAGCCGATAGCGTTGCCATGAACGCCACAGCCAAAACAGTGATAAAACTGTTTATCCTGGCTAACGGTAAAAGAGGGTGTTTTTTCGCCATGAAAAGGGCAGCAAGCTTTATAATTGGTTCCCGCTTTTTTTAAAGGCACGCGCGAGTCAATCAAATCGACAATATCGATTCGAGCCAGTAGTTCTTGAATAAACTGCTGAGGGATCAGTGCCATTTTATTATCTTAGAGAAACTTTATTGTAGAGAATACAGTTAATGTGCCCAATAATAGCAGAGGGCGAATATTTTACCTAGTTCGTAACGGAACTAGTGGATAAAAAACGGGGGTGTAGAATAGAAATGTTGGCTTAAGACAAACGTGCCTTAATTTTGCCACTGACAGCACCCATATCGGCACGGCCTTGAAGCTGTGGCTTTAGCATCCCCATGACCTTACCCATATCTTTCATAGATTCCGCACCAGTCTTGGCGACTGCGTCTTCTATCAGGGCATTAATTTCTTCATCAGTCAAAGGCTGCGGAAGGAATTCTTGAAGAACATCTATTTCAGCTTTTTCGATGTCCGCTAGCTCTTGACGGCCAGCATCTTCATATTGTTTTATTGAATCGCGTCGTTGCTTAACGAGCTTGTCTAAGATAGCAAGAATGGCCGTGTCATCTAGTGTTTCACGAGTGTCAACTTCGACCTGCTTAATAGCAGATAAAGCTAGGCGAATGGTAGTCAAGCGCTCTTTTTGCTTAGCGCGCATGGCATCTTTCATTGCCTCTTTAAGACGATCATGTAATCCTGACACGGCTATCCTCTCACTTATTTAATGGCTTTCTTAAAAAGAATTGCTTAAATAAGCTCTTAATACAAGCGAATGCGACGAGCGTTTTCGCGAGCTACTTTCTTCGCTGCACGCTTTACTGCCGCTGCTTTTTCACGCTTGCGCACAGATGTTGGCTTTTCGTAGTGTTCACGTTTACGAACTTCGGCCAAAATACCTGCTTTTTCGCATGAGCGCTTGAAGCGACGTAATGCAACGTCAAAAGGCTCGTTATCTTTTACTCTTACGCTTGGCATTAAAAATCACCTAACCTTTAAATTAATGTTAATAAAATCATGTAGTTACTGTCTTGCAACCAAACTATTGTCACAAGAAGGGCGCAAATTTTAAACATTTTTTGATCAAAAAGCAAAGAAAAGGCCCCTTTTGGGGCCATTTTTTTGGTTATTGGATGCTGTAGTCGAGTTTTACGTAGTAAAAAGCACCGTTAATTCCGAAAGGCGTCGACTCCCATGGGTAGATATAGTTACCAAATTCTGGCGAATCACTGATGAAACGGTGAACGGCATTTTCCGGTAATTTGTCTGGGTATTCATCGGTAATGTTGTTACCGCCAACCGTCAGCTTAACGCCATTGTCGAAGTCATATCGCACTTCTAAATCAGCCAGCCATTTCGCGCTCGAGCGTACAGCTGGAGATGGGTCAATTCCTAGCACTCCATTACACACGTCTGGGTTCTGCGTTGGAATGCCTAAGCCCTGACAGGTGAAGAAGGATGTTTTGACTTTACCGTAACGATTGACTTTTAATGATGTTGACCAATTATTGATGGCCCAATCTAAACCCAGCAATAAGCGCTGGCGTGGCTGGCCGGTTTCGACGTTATCGACCTGAGCTTGCGAGAATAAGGTTTCAGGTAATACACCGTCAGGTGCGTTGATTTCTTTAATCTCTGTGCGGTTGTAGTGGGTTAACCAAGTAAAAGTAAAGTCGCCCCAGTCATCAGTGCCCCAATCGTAGGTCAGCACTAAGTCAGCACCAAAGGTTTCAGTATCAATCGCGTTAGAGAAGAACTGACCTTTGTTATAGCCGTTGGCATTCAAGAAATCTAACGCTTCCTGGTTCACCACTGGGTTACCGTTAGCATCGGCATTTTGGCCGTTTAAGCCGCCGCCTAGAACAATGCGGTCTTCGATATCGATTTGGTATGCATCTAACGATATGCTTAAGCCGTTTCCTGGGCTGTAAACCGCTCCAAGGCTAACGTTTTCAGACGACTCATGTTCTAACTGTTCAACACCATAAGCTGATGCAAACACACTGCCTTCAGGCGCGTGGAAGGTTTGTGACAACTCAGTGCCATCAACGTCAGTAAACACGGTGGTGAATGCTCGTTGGGCTAAGCTCGGTGCACGGAAGCCTGTTGAGACCGCTCCGCGTAGACCAAAGCTTTCGGTTACGTCCCAGCGTACGGAGATTTTGCCGGTGGTTGCATCGCCAGCATCGCTATAGTCTTCATAGCGTCCGGCAATCCCCAGTAAGAAATTTTCGCTGAGGTTCGTTTCCATATCTACGTAGAATGCATAGTTATCGCGCTCACGCTGGCTTGAAGCCGCGATCTCGGGACTGTAACCGGGGAAGCCTTGCATACCACAAGCTGCCGCAACGCTCGGATCGATGACGGAAGGGAAAGGGTTATTGGTATCGCCAGTATATCCGCAAGAATACGACACTAAGTCGCCAGCTTTAATGCCGTAGCTTTCTTCGCGATACTCTAGACCGGTTGCTAAATAGATATCGTCATACCAGCCCCAATCTACGGCGCCATTTAAGTCAAAGTTATAGGTTCTTTGAGTAAAGCCAATGCTACCACTGTCAGCGGAGGTTGGGCCTGAGTTGGCACGAATTTCAGCATCGGTAGCGCCAGGGTTGTTTTGTACATACTCGGCGGCAATGGAAGCATTCAGTGAGTTGGACGCAGCAAAGCCGAATTCATTATTGCCATAAACGGCACTTAAGTCATACTCCCAAGATGACTCTCCAATAAAGTCACGAACCCCGAAAGCGAGTGACGTATCTTTTACGGTGGTGTTCTGAAGTGGTAGAAAGCCATCAGAATAGACTTGTGGCACGTTACGATCAGCGCGGTCTTCAAATCGGTAGAATCCTGCTGATTGGCCAATGCGATCAGATACGCCACCGAAGAAATAGGCAATACCTGCTTCGCCATTGAAGAATAAATATTTATTTTCGGAAGATGAATCACCTAAACGCATGATCACGCGGTCTTTGCGGTTACTGATCCCTGCGCGGTTGGTTGCGCCACGATCACGAAACTCAGCCGTTAAGTTCAAAAAGCCGGTGTCGCCAATGTTAATCGTGCTGTTAGCCGATACTTGATTAACCTGGCCATCGCCTTCTTTGGTCTCGCCCCACTTACCGGAAAGCGTCGTACCAGCACCGCCGCCTTTTAGGATGATGTTGATCACGCCAGCGATAGCATCTGAGCCGTACTGGGCTGCCGCGCCATCACGTAGCACTTCGATGTGTTCAATAGCAGAAACAGGGATTGAGTTAATGTCGGTACCTGCCGAGCCGCGACCAATGGTTTGCTGGATATTGACCCAGGCTTGGCTGTGGCGGCGTTTGCCGTTGACCAGAATAAGAACCTGATCGGGGCCAAGGCCGCGAAGCGTCGCTGGGCGGATGATATCAGTACCGTCGCTCACGGTGGTGCGTGAGAAGTTAAATGAAGGTGCAAGCTTTTGTAACAGCTCGCCGACCTCGCTAGCACCAGACTCTTCAATAATGTCACTGGTAATCAAATCGACCGGAACGGCTGTATCTTCAATCGTACGACCGCTGACTCGAGTACCGGTGACGATCATGGTTTCAGCTTTTTTGCCTTTTTCTGCTTTATTATTCTCGTCAGCAGATTGGGCGGTGGTTGAGTAGCTAGCTGCAAGTGTTGCCACGACAGCTGCGTGTATTATGGTTTTTTTCATGGTATTCCCCCTATATGGTAGAGGGCTAAGGTAGCGATAACATCAGTGATAATCTGTGAAATCGTTCTAGATTATACAAATGTTATAAGCAATTTTTACCAAGGTTGTAGCCTCTCGCTAAGAGAGGCTTATTTATATATAATTCCTGCATTGATTTAGGACATAGTTAAGGCAAATTTGCATTGAAAATACTGGGTATAGAAACGTCTTGTGACGAAACGGGGGTTGCTATTTATGATTCTGAGCAAGGGATCATTGGCGATGCTTTATACAGTCAAGTTGAGTTACATGCGGAATATGGAGGTGTGGTGCCTGAGCTGGCTTCGCGTGATCATGTGCGTAAGACGATCCCGTTGGTTAAAGAAGTGCTAAAGCAAGCCAACTGTACTAAAGATGACATTGATGCGATTGCTTATACCAAAGGTCCCGGATTAATTGGTGCTTTGTTTGTTGGTGTCGGCGTTGGGCGCAGCTTGGCTTATGCGTGGGGTATCCCTGCGATTGGCGTGCATCATATGGAAGGGCACCTTTTAGCGCCAATGCTGGAAGACGACAAGCCTGACTTCCCCTTTGTTGCACTGCTGGTTTCCGGTGGGCACACATTGCTCGTGGACGTACAGGAATTGGGGCAGTACCAAATCTTAGGCGAGTCGATTGATGATGCCGCGGGTGAAGCCTTTGATAAAACCGCTAAGATTATGGGGTTAGGTTATCCGGGTGGTCCTGCGTTAGCGAAGCTTGCGGAAAAAGGTCGAGCGGGAATTTATAAGCTACCACGTCCGATGACTGATCGCCCAGGTTTAGATTTTAGCTTTAGTGGTTTAAAAACAGCCGTGGCCAATCTTTATAACGGTTCTGACAAGTCCGAGCAATCAATGGCTGATATCGCTTACGCGTTCCAAGAAGCCGTAGTCGACACGATTTTTATTAAATGCAGAAGAGCCTTAGAGCAAACTGGTCACAAAAGACTGGTAGTCGCTGGTGGTGTAAGCGCTAACGTGGCACTTAGAGCTAAGCTGACAGACTTACTCGAATCGAAAGGCGGTAAAGCCTATTATCCACGTCCTAAATTCTGCACCGATAACGGCGCCATGATCGCTTACGCGGGTTATTGCCGCCACCAAGCGATACTAAATGGGCAAGATCAGTTTGAAGAGCCAGCGGTTAGAGCCAAGCCGCGCTGGCCGATTGTGGAACTAAGTTAGAAGACTGAGTTAAGAGGTCGGGTTAAGCAAGAACTGTCCCTGCATAAGTATCAATAAAAAAGTAAATAGTGATAGCGATACTGGCAAGAATCACAAAAAGCCTAACGTGGTGCTGAGACAGCTTTTTAGATAAATTGGCGGCGATAAAACCTCCGACTAAAGCCCCAGCTAAGACAATAAAGCCTTCATACCAAGCGATGGCATCGTTGTAGATGAATATGACAATGGCGACTAACGCCACAACCGTCGAAAGTAGAAGCTTAATACCATTCATCGCGTTGATGTTAGTGTATCCCGCTAGCGCTAAGTAGCTCAGAGTGATAATCCCCTGACCGGCGTTAAAGAAACCGCCATACACGCAAATTCCAAATAAAGTTAGCGCCAGCAAAACCTTGCCGATAGCTGAGGCGTGTCGGTGCCGAGTGTTGAGCTTTTTCAATGCAGCGTTGATGCGCCCACCGAAAATAAATAAAAGTGTCGCGAATAGCAGTAACCATGGGATGGAGGTTCTGAACGCCTCTTCAGGAATTTGAAGTAGTAGCCAAGCGCCTAAAATACCGCCGAGTAGAGCGATAAAGACAAGCTTGGGTAACTCTTTTTTATACGCACGCAAATCCTCTTTAAAAGCATAAGCGCCGCTTAAGTAACCACCACAAGAAGCAAAAGTGTTAGTGGCGTTAGCGCTGACTGGCGGTATGCCCACAAACATTAATGCCGGAAAGGTGATAAAGCTACCGCCACCAGCGATAGAGTTAACCATGCCGCCAAGAAGTCCAGCGCTAAAAAGAAGAAGCAGTTCAAACATAGATAATGATTACTTTGGCTTTACCGCGTTAGTTGTTTATACATGACTCGCTTTCCTATTGAATACCTGCATCAATAAAACCAAAACAACAGAGCCCAACACCAACCATGCAAAATTACTCGGTGTGCCATCGAACAGAATGGCGAGTAGTGGGCCAGCGAGGGCGCCTGAGCCGAAGCGGAGGGTGCCAATAACCGCTGTGGCAGTGCCGCTTTTTTCGGCGAAAGTATTGAGCACAAGTGCGTCGGAGTTGGTGGTGATAAAAGCCAGCGAGCCGAGTAGCAGGAAAATGGAGGCGGCTGTGGCGTAGAGGCCTAAGTCCAGTTGCAGCACGGTAAAAAATGTTGTGCCTGTAAACAGTGCGTAAACTGAACCGAAGCGTAGTAGCTTGCGTGAGCCAAAGCGTTCAACAATGCGGCTATTGATGATGTTGCTGATAAAGAGGCCGATGACGTTGATGGCGAATAAAATACTGAAGGATTTTTCACTGGCGCCGAAGTGCGTAATGTAAAGGTACGAAATTGATGTCAGGTAGCAGAAAAACGCAAACGTAGCGAACATGGAGGTGAAAATATCCAGTCGCACCGTTTTGTTAGCGAATACCGAACGATAGTTGTTGGCAAATTCTCTAAGCCATTGACGGTTTTTCTTCTTTGGCATACTGCTCGGCAGTTTCCACAGCACCAGCGCGAGAATTAACACGGCATACACCGCCAAGACTAAGAATATACTCCGCCAGCCGGTAAAGTGCAGGATAAAGCTACCAATACTGGGCGCGATCATCGGCGCAATCATCATGATCATGCTGACGTAAGACAAACCTTTTGCGGTGTGTCTTCCGTACATATCTCGGATCACGCCGGGTACTACGACGGTGGCGCCGCTACTAATCGCCGCTTGGAAAAAACGTAAGGTCAGGAAGCTTTCGATAGATTCCGCAAATGCTAAAGCCACTGAGAAAAAAGCAAAGCCAAGCAAGCCAATGATGACCACGCGACGACGGCCAATGCGGTCAGCAATCGGACCGAAAAATAACATTCCCAACGCGTACCCGGCCATGTAAATACTTAACGAGTTTTGTACCGCTGTCGGTGTGGTCGATAATTCTTCGGCAATGGTCGGCATGGCCGGTAAGTACATATCAATCGCTAGGGGTGATATCGCAACAATTGATGCTAACAGTGGCAGAAGTCGTAAAGGGTTTTTAATGTGGGTTGCACTCATTCGTTGACCTTAGGTGGCTCTTTCCTGTCCGACTCTTTCTTATCGGTGATTTTTCGCTCAGTACCATGCCATAAGTTTTTGATATTTTGACGGTGTCGCCAAGTCAGTATTAGGAACATGGCGAAAAGCGGGAAGAAGTACCTATGATCCATGTAGAAGCCAAAGGCTGCAACAGCAAAACTGGATAGTAGAGATGCAAGAGATGAATAGCGACTGAAGAAGGCAGTTACGGCCCAAGTGATCACACAGAAAGCTAATAAAAGCGGTGATAGTGCGACTAATGCACCAAAATAAGTCGCCATACCTTTACCGCCTTTGAAGTTAAAGTAAAGCGGGTAGAGGTGTCCGATAAAGGCCATAAAACCCACCCAACCGAGATTTCGATTGTGCAGATCGAGCGCGTAGCCAATCAGGATTGGGATGATAGCTTTGAGCATATCACCGAGAAGCGTAAATAAAGCTGCTTTTTTTCCGCCAAGTCTTAAGACATTGGTTGCGCCGGGGTTGTGGGAGCCGAAATTCCGAGGGTCGGGTAATTGCATAATGCGACAAACAATAACAGCGCTCGAAATCGAGCCTGTGAGATAGGCCAGTATCCATAGTCCTACTACGTCCCATTCCATGAGTTAGGGGGTATCCTTATAGTTTTTCATGAGCAAAGGTGCCATTGAAGACTCGAAACTCCATCTTTATGTGTGTCGCGATAGCCATTGTGGGTAGTTTATACAAAAAATCAGGCTATTGATAACAAATTGGCTGGAATTTGATATTCTAACGGGCTACTAACAGAATAATTAGAGAAAAACGTGGATATTGTTTTTATTGAAGATTTAAAAGTCGATACAGTCATTGGCATTTATGACTGGGAACGCCAGATCCGCCAGACCATTAGTATTGATTTAGAAATGGCTCATGATATTCGTCCAGCGGCAAAGGAAGATACGATTGATCAGTGCTTGGACTATAAATCTGTGGCTAAGCGTGTGATTGGGTTTGTTGAGGAAGCTGAGTTTCAATTAGTCGAAACCTTGGCAGAAAAGATCGCAGAAATCATCCAAACTGAATTCAATGTTCCATGGCTAAAACTAAAGCTCAGTAAGCCGGGAGCCGTTCGAGGCTCTAAAAATGTGGGCGTGTTGATTGAGCGCGGGACTAAAGAGGCTTAAGCGAGTTGTTATGCCAAAAATTTATATCAGCATTGGCAGTAACCAAGACGCGGAGCGGCAAGTGCGCTTCGGCGTCAAGCAGTTGAACTATTACTTTTCAGATTTAAACGTGTCTCAAGTTTATGAAAGCGAGGCGGTTGGATTTGATGGCGATAACTTCTTAAATCTGGTGGCGAGCGCTAAAACCCAGCTCAGTATCTCGCAGGTGGATCAGGCTTTTAAGGAAATCGAAAAAGCTGCTGGGCGAGTAAGGGGAGAAGCTAAATATAGTAACCGAACTCTGGATATTGACCTTTTGCTCTATGATGATTTGGTGTGTGATAAACCGATCAAGTTGCCTCGCGGTGAAGTGTTACATCATGCGTTTGTGTTATTGCCCTTGGCTGAAATCGCTCCGACTTTAGAGCATCCGGTTGAAAAGAAATCTTATCAAGAATTGTGGGATGCTTTTGACAACAAAAGCGAGCAAAGTTTGTGGGCTATCAAGTTCGATTGGGAGAGTGCTTTATGACGCGAAGAACAGCGTTAATTACGGGCGGTGCTATTCGAGTGGGTAAGGCTATTGCCTTGGCTTTAGCGGAGCAGGGGTATGATATTGCGATTCACTATAACCGCTCCTCTCATGAGGCTGTACAAACTGCGGAAGAGGTTAAAAAGTTTGGAGTAAATGCCAAACTGTATCAGGCTAATTTGAGTGAGCCTGAGCAGTGCCGTGAGTTGATTGAGCGTGTATTTAAAGAGAACGACTTGTCGGTACTGGTTAACAGTGCGGCGGTTTTCCCTGAAACTGACTCTGTGATGGAGGGGCTCGCTGAGTGGGACTCAGTCATGAATTTGAATTTGCGAGCGCCACTGGAGTTGTCAAAAGCTTTTGTCGATAACACTCCTCTGTCTGGCCACATCATTAATATACTAGACGCTCGTATAAATCGACCTTCCGGTGACCATCTGGTATACCGCCTATCAAAGTCGGGACTATGGCATTTGACCGAGGCTTTAGCACAGGATTTAGCGCCTAACATCCAAGTCAACGGTTTAGCGCTTGGTGCTATTATGCCACCGCCGGGTGCCAGCCAAGATCACTTTGAGCGGATGGCGGAGAAGATTCCTTTAGCACGCACAGGTTCGCCGAAAGCCGTTGGCGAGGCTGTAGCTTTCTTAGTCGGTCAAGAGTTCGTGACAGGTGTGGTATTGCCAATTGATGGTGGTGAATTTTTATAATGTCAGTTGAGCCTGCGGCGTTACCGGACTTTTGCCGGAACTATCAAGATTATCAACAGCTATTACAGCATCAGTGCCATGCCTTAGAAGTCCCTGAGCCAGAACAAGCGGCTATTGAAGCAAGTTTTCAGTTGGCACAAAAAATAGCGGAGTTAATTCATTTTAATGGAAAGCTACCCTTTGCTCAGTTTATGCAGCAGGCGCTTTACCATCCCGGGTTAGGTTATTACAGTGGCGGTAGCCATAAGTTAGGTGCGGGGGGTGACTTCGTGACGGCTCCTGAAATATCACCCATGTTCGGTCAAACTATAGCGAAGAGCTTGCAGCAGGCTTGGAACAATACTGAGCCATGCGTTCTTGAGTTAGGTGCTGGCACAGGAAAGCTAATGTGCGATATCTTGCAGCAGTGTGAGTCGGATAATCAGCTCCCAGAAGCCTATTATATTTTAGAAGTATCGGCTGAATTGCGTCAGCGCCAGCAACAAATGCTGAATGACAAGTTGCCACAACTCAAGCCGTTAGTTATTTGGCTGGATCGGTTGCCGGAGTCATTCCAAGGAGTGATTATTGGCAATGAAGTTATTGATGCTATTCCTGTCGATCTTTTCATGCAAACTGAGCAAGGTCTAACGCAAGGGTTCGTCGCTCATAATAATAATGGCTTTAAGCTTGAGTTTGAAGAAACCAGTTTTAGCCAAGGGTGGCAAAAGAAGCACGCCGACCTTTGCCAGGAATGGCCAGAGGGTTATTTAGCGGAGTCTTATGATTTAAGAATAGACTGGTTAAAAAGCCTCGTTGAGTGTTTAGAGCAAGGGTGTATTGTGCTTATTGATTATGGCTATGAGGAAGAAGAGTTGTATTCTCCTTACAGACCACAAGGCTCGCTGCAGTGTTATTATCAGCAGAGAAAGCACTCAGTGCCGTTAGCGCTGTTGGGATTACAAGATATAACCAGTTCGGTGAACTTCACTCAGCTTGCTCAAGCAGCGCTTGATAATAATGCTCAAGTCTTGGGTTTTACCACACAATCTCAGTTTTTGACCTTGAGTGGCATAGAGCAGTTTGTGGCGCAGCCACAAGATTCTGATACAATGTCGAGCCTATCAGTAGCGCAACAGTTACAAACATTATTGATGCCCAATGAGATGGGGCAGAACATTAAGGTTCTGGGTTTATCCAAAGGGTTTTCAGGCGCACTTTCAGGGTTTACTTCACTTGGATTGAATCAAGCATGAAAAAATTAATAACCGCTGGTTTACTCGGTTTATTTTCACCATTAGCTGCTGCAGCGGCCGCTGGCAAAGGTGATAGCTGGTACTGGCTATTGGCGCTAGCCGTGGTGATTTCTATTTGTTTATCGTCACTATTGGTCTGGCGCAGTAAAAAGCTCAATACCTTTACCTTAAAAGCCGTTGGTTTTGGGGCTTGGTTTTGGTTTATTATTTTTATTCAGGTGATGATCTACGGGTTTTACGTCGGCTTAACTAAATAAATCACCGTCTATTTTGCCCTTATGCTTTGTTAGAGTGGAAAGTTAAAAAAGTCATTTATTTGAATAAACTCCATTTTTATCCTTTTAACTCTGCCTCGCCTAAGAACAAAATATTTCAGTGATGCATTATGCTGACTTTTAGATGATAAATTTTTTTGTTTAGGATTATGGTTACTAGCTTCTTACCAGAAGTTGAGTCCTTCATAACATAGCGGTCACTCCCATGATGGTGGGAGTCCCAAGAGAAGAGAAATAATATGGATTGGCTTCAGGCGGTATTTTTAGCATTGATTCAAGGACTTACTGAGTTCTTGCCGATTTCGAGTTCGGCGCATTTGATTCTGACGTCGAAGGTTTTAGGTTGGCAGGATCAGGGCTTGGCGTTTGATGTTGCTGTACATGTGGGTACTTTAACGGCGGTGATGATTTATTTCCGTAAAGAGATTGCGGAGATGGTTGTTGCTTGGTTTGGTTCTGTGACAGGTAAAGGGTCGAGTCCAAACTCTCGGTTAGCGTGGGCGGTAATTTGGGGCACAATTCCTGTCGGTTTGTTTGGCTTGTTTCTAGAAACTTTTGATATTGTTGATAATTACCTTCGTTCAATCCCTGTGATTGCGGCGACTACGATTATTTTTGGCTTGTTGCTCGGTTACGCTGAAACACAGTATAACGGCAAAAAGCGTCGCGATTTTAAAAATGAATACGATCTGAGGTTACGAGATGTATTTGCAATTGGTATGGCGCAGGCGTTGGCATTAATTCCGGGAACTTCGCGTTCAGGCATTACCATGACGGCTGCGGCGATGTTGGGTTTTTCGAGAACGGCGGCAGCGCGGTATTCTTTCTTGTTATCAATTCCAGCGATTTTATTGCCCGGTGGCCTAAAGGGGTATCAGTTGGTTGAAGAGGGCGCCAAGTTTGATTGGAGCTTCTTGATTCTGGGTATTATTGTTTCAGCGGTCAGCGCTTTTGCTTGTATACACTTCTTCTTAAAGTGGCTAGAGAAAATCGGCTTTATGCCATTCGTCTGGTATCGCTTAGCGTTGGGTATCGGGTTACTGGTACTTTTCTATAGTTAATTGAAAAGCGGCTTATTCAGCCGCTTTTTCTTTTTCGAGAACGGATTTTATGCGGCGGACACGTTCCCGTTCTATCGCTTCGCCCAGCTTTGCCCCTTCATAGCCGCGCTCGATTAAAGGCTGCGCATCAACCTTTTTTGAGGCTTGGTAGCATTGGCGAAGCAGGTCACCTTGTTGATACGGTTTCTCTTCAAGACCGAGGCGACCATTAAAGTCTGATTCGCAGGCGATAATAAACTGCTCAAGAGTGGACTCTTTTTTATAAGCGCCAATAGATTTTAATACCTTGTGTATGGTCTTTGGGCGTAACTCAAACATCTTGTGGCTATGTAGATGAAAGCGAGAAACCTGAATCGCTAAGTTCTCGTAGTCTTTGGGCGCCTTGATGCGACGGCATAACTGTTTAATCAGTGGCACTCCAGCTTCCTCGTGTCCACGGTGTTGTGGCCACTGCTCTTTGGGTGTGACGCCTTTACCCAGATCGTGAACCACTGCTGCAAAGCGCACACAAATATCATCAGTCTTACGTGCTGCTTGTTCCAGCACCATCATGGTGTGGACGCCTGTGTCGATTTCCGGATGCCACTTTTCAGGATTAGGAATTCCCCACAGCTGATTAATTTCCGGAAACAGTATGTTTAGCGCTCCACACTCTCTTAATACTTCAAAGAACACTTGAGGAGAGCGAGTGGATAAGGCTTTATGAGTTTCAACCCAGACGCGCTCGGCGGTTAAATACTCAAGTTCGCCTTGATTGGTTAACTCGGTCATTAGCGCTAAGGTTTCAGGCGCTATAGTAAAACCTAAATGATGGAAGCGGGCCGCGAAGCGAGCCACGCGCAAAACCCGTAGCGGGTCTTCGGCAAAAGCTGGTGAAATATGCCTTA
Proteins encoded:
- a CDS encoding GatB/YqeY domain-containing protein; translation: MSGLHDRLKEAMKDAMRAKQKERLTTIRLALSAIKQVEVDTRETLDDTAILAILDKLVKQRRDSIKQYEDAGRQELADIEKAEIDVLQEFLPQPLTDEEINALIEDAVAKTGAESMKDMGKVMGMLKPQLQGRADMGAVSGKIKARLS
- the rpsU gene encoding 30S ribosomal protein S21; this encodes MPSVRVKDNEPFDVALRRFKRSCEKAGILAEVRKREHYEKPTSVRKREKAAAVKRAAKKVARENARRIRLY
- a CDS encoding TonB-dependent receptor plug domain-containing protein, with protein sequence MKKTIIHAAVVATLAASYSTTAQSADENNKAEKGKKAETMIVTGTRVSGRTIEDTAVPVDLITSDIIEESGASEVGELLQKLAPSFNFSRTTVSDGTDIIRPATLRGLGPDQVLILVNGKRRHSQAWVNIQQTIGRGSAGTDINSIPVSAIEHIEVLRDGAAAQYGSDAIAGVINIILKGGGAGTTLSGKWGETKEGDGQVNQVSANSTINIGDTGFLNLTAEFRDRGATNRAGISNRKDRVIMRLGDSSSENKYLFFNGEAGIAYFFGGVSDRIGQSAGFYRFEDRADRNVPQVYSDGFLPLQNTTVKDTSLAFGVRDFIGESSWEYDLSAVYGNNEFGFAASNSLNASIAAEYVQNNPGATDAEIRANSGPTSADSGSIGFTQRTYNFDLNGAVDWGWYDDIYLATGLEYREESYGIKAGDLVSYSCGYTGDTNNPFPSVIDPSVAAACGMQGFPGYSPEIAASSQRERDNYAFYVDMETNLSENFLLGIAGRYEDYSDAGDATTGKISVRWDVTESFGLRGAVSTGFRAPSLAQRAFTTVFTDVDGTELSQTFHAPEGSVFASAYGVEQLEHESSENVSLGAVYSPGNGLSISLDAYQIDIEDRIVLGGGLNGQNADANGNPVVNQEALDFLNANGYNKGQFFSNAIDTETFGADLVLTYDWGTDDWGDFTFTWLTHYNRTEIKEINAPDGVLPETLFSQAQVDNVETGQPRQRLLLGLDWAINNWSTSLKVNRYGKVKTSFFTCQGLGIPTQNPDVCNGVLGIDPSPAVRSSAKWLADLEVRYDFDNGVKLTVGGNNITDEYPDKLPENAVHRFISDSPEFGNYIYPWESTPFGINGAFYYVKLDYSIQ
- the tsaD gene encoding tRNA (adenosine(37)-N6)-threonylcarbamoyltransferase complex transferase subunit TsaD, whose amino-acid sequence is MKILGIETSCDETGVAIYDSEQGIIGDALYSQVELHAEYGGVVPELASRDHVRKTIPLVKEVLKQANCTKDDIDAIAYTKGPGLIGALFVGVGVGRSLAYAWGIPAIGVHHMEGHLLAPMLEDDKPDFPFVALLVSGGHTLLVDVQELGQYQILGESIDDAAGEAFDKTAKIMGLGYPGGPALAKLAEKGRAGIYKLPRPMTDRPGLDFSFSGLKTAVANLYNGSDKSEQSMADIAYAFQEAVVDTIFIKCRRALEQTGHKRLVVAGGVSANVALRAKLTDLLESKGGKAYYPRPKFCTDNGAMIAYAGYCRHQAILNGQDQFEEPAVRAKPRWPIVELS
- a CDS encoding sulfite exporter TauE/SafE family protein, which encodes MFELLLLFSAGLLGGMVNSIAGGGSFITFPALMFVGIPPVSANATNTFASCGGYLSGAYAFKEDLRAYKKELPKLVFIALLGGILGAWLLLQIPEEAFRTSIPWLLLFATLLFIFGGRINAALKKLNTRHRHASAIGKVLLALTLFGICVYGGFFNAGQGIITLSYLALAGYTNINAMNGIKLLLSTVVALVAIVIFIYNDAIAWYEGFIVLAGALVGGFIAANLSKKLSQHHVRLFVILASIAITIYFFIDTYAGTVLA
- a CDS encoding Bcr/CflA family multidrug efflux MFS transporter, with the translated sequence MSATHIKNPLRLLPLLASIVAISPLAIDMYLPAMPTIAEELSTTPTAVQNSLSIYMAGYALGMLFFGPIADRIGRRRVVIIGLLGFAFFSVALAFAESIESFLTLRFFQAAISSGATVVVPGVIRDMYGRHTAKGLSYVSMIMMIAPMIAPSIGSFILHFTGWRSIFLVLAVYAVLILALVLWKLPSSMPKKKNRQWLREFANNYRSVFANKTVRLDIFTSMFATFAFFCYLTSISYLYITHFGASEKSFSILFAINVIGLFISNIINSRIVERFGSRKLLRFGSVYALFTGTTFFTVLQLDLGLYATAASIFLLLGSLAFITTNSDALVLNTFAEKSGTATAVIGTLRFGSGALAGPLLAILFDGTPSNFAWLVLGSVVLVLLMQVFNRKASHV